The nucleotide sequence GGCCCGGCCTTCTCGCCGTCGGCGCGCTGGTCGCGGGGCTCCTCGCCGCCCAGTTCGGCACCAGCTTCGCCGGCCCCATGGTCTCCGCCATTCTCGGCCGCCCGGTGCTTCTGGAGCTCTCCCTCTGGCATGGCGTGAACGCGGCCCTGATGATGAGCCTCGTGACCATCGCGCTGGGATTGGGCCTGTACGTCATCCTGCCGCGTCTCCGCCAGGCGATCGCCGCCTTCCTGGAGCGCCTGGGCCTTGGCGCCGACCGCGCCTATGATCTCGCCATGGAGGGGCTCGTCGCCCTCTCCCGCGCCATGCTCGCCATCATTCAGCCGGGCCAGCTTCGCCACTATATGCTGGGGACCTTCGCCGTCCTCGCCTTGGCCCTCTGGGTGCCGATCGTCCTCCACGGTTTGCCCTTGGCCGGCCCTTTCGTGCCGGGCATGCTGCTCGACGACTTCCCCGCCACGGGCATGATGATCCTCGGCGTGGTCGGCGCCGTCATGGTGCTCATGGCCACCACGCGCCTCAACGCCATCGTCGCGCTGGGCATCCAGGGCGTGGCGGTAGCCCTTCTGTTCCTGTTCTTCGCCGCACCGGATCTTGCCTTCACCCAGTTCATGGTCGAGATCCTGTCGGTGGTGATCCTGGCCCTGGTCATGAGCCGCCTGAAGCTCGATGCCATCGATCGCCGGAACCTGCCCGAGCGGCTTGTCCACGGCGCCGTGGCCGTCGCCATTGCGCTCGGAATCGGCGTCACCTTGATGTCCCTGACCCAGCAGCCCCTGGATCTGAGCCTCACCGATTTCTTCGCCGCCAACAGCGTGCCCCTGGCCCATGGCCACAACATCGTCAACGTCATCCTCGTCGACTTCCGCGGGCTGGACACCCTGGGCGAGATCACCGTGGTGCTGATGACCGGGCTCGCGGCCATCGCCCTGATCCGCAGCCGGCGCAGGCAGGCTAAGGGCAAGCCGGCCCGGGCGGCGGGGTAGGAGCAGCCAATGCAGACCCTCATTCTCAAAACCGTGGCTCCGCTCCTGGCCGCCCTGATGATGATCTTCTCGGTCTTCGTCCTGCTGCGCGGCCATAATGAGCCCGGCGGCGGCTTCATCGGCGGCCTCATCGCCGCCTCGGCCCTGACCCTGTACGGCATCGCCTGCGGCGTCCGCGCCGTGCGCCGCGCCATCGTCATCCATCCCATCGCCATTGCCGGCATCGGCGCCTTCCTCGCCGGCCTGAGCGGTCTGCCCTCCCATCCCGCCGGCGTCCCCTTCCTCACCGGTCTCTGGTGGTATCCCAAGCTCTCCGAGGTCACCACCCTGGCCCTGTCCACGGCTCTGGTCTTCGACATCGGCGTCTGGCTGGTCGTGGTCGGCGCCATCAGCGGCATCGCGCTCGCCCTTGAGGAAAGGGACTACGACTGATGGAGGCGCTGCTGTCGCTCACCGTCGCCGCCCTGTTCGGCGTCGCCGTCTATCTCCTGCTCTCCCGCAGCATCATCCGCCTGTTGCTGGGCATCGTCACCTTGGGCAACGCGACCAATCTTCTGATCTTCACCGCCGGCCGCATCACCGGCTTGGCGCCGCCTTTGGTGCCGGCGGGACAGGAGCAGGCGACCGAGGCCATGGCGAACGCCCTCCCTCAGGCGCTGATCCTGACCGCCATCGTCATCTCCTTCTCGCTCTTCGCCTATGTCCTGGTCCTGTCCTACCGCGCCTATCAGGAACTCGGCACCGACAATTCCGATGAGATGCGCCTTGCCGAGCCCGAGACCGGATCGGAGCCGGCGCCATGAACACGGTCCCGACGGAACACGCCGATTGGCTCGTGATCCTGCCCGTCATCCTGCCGCTCATGGCCGGCGCCCTGGCCATCGCGTTGCGCTCTTTGGTGCGGATGCAGTCCTGGTTTGCGATCCTGGTGCTGCTGGTTGAGCTTGCCCTCAACCTCGCCCTCTTCGACCGGGTCTCCTCCGACGGCATCCTCTCCCTCACCATGGGCAATTGGCTGCCGCCCTTCGGCATCAGCTTCACCGTGGACGTTCTCGGAGCGCTTCTCGCCCTCACCTCGACCTTCGTCTGCCTCGTCTGCTGCCTGTTTGCCTTTGCCGACATCGACAAGCACACCGCCCGCTTCGGCTTCTACCCCATGCTGCTGGTCCTGGTCTGCGGCCTGAACGGGGCCTTCCTCACCGGCGACATCTTCAATCTCTATGTCTGGCTGGAAGTTCTGCTGATCTGCACATTCGGCCTGATCATCCAGGGCGGCACCCGGGTCCAGCTCGACGGCGCCCTGAAATACGCCTTCCTCAACCTCGTCGCGACCACGATCTTCCTTGTAGCGACGGGTCTTCTCTACGGCGCCGTCGGCACTCTCAATTTCGCCGATCTGGTCACCAAGGTTCCAGCCTATTCCGAACAGGGCCTGATCGCGGTCATCGCCTTTCTCTATCTTTTTGCGCTGGCCATGAAATCGGCGGCCTTTCCGCTCTTCTTCTGGCTTCCGGCCTCTTATCACACGCCGAAATTCGTCGTCTCCGCCCTGTTTGCGGGCCTGCTCACGAAGGTCGGCGTCTACGGCATCTACCGCATTTTCTCCGCCGTCTTCGCCGCCGGTCCCCTCGAATCCCGGCCGATCCTGCTCTGGGTCGCCGGCCTCACCATGGTGGTGGGCGCCATTGGAGCGCTCGCCCAAAGCGAGCTGCGCCGCATGCTGGGCTTCCTCGTGGTCAGCGGCATCGGCTTCATGCTCCTGGGCTTTGCCCTCGACAGCGAGGCGGGCCGCGCCGCGGGCATCTTCTACATCGTCCAATCCATGCTGGTGACCTCCGGCCTCTATCTGCTAGCCGGCCTGGCCCGGTCGACCTCGGGCCAGGCTCAGCCCGGCGGGCTTTATGCGCGCGCCCCCCTCGTGGCGGCCTTGTTCCTGGTGCTCGGTTTCGCCACGGCGGGCCTGCCGCCCTTTTCCGGCTTTTGGCCGAAATTCATGCTGGTCCGCGACAGTCTGGACCAGGGTCTCGGCTGGGCGGCGGCGGCCGTTTTGCTGGCCGGTTTCTTCTCGACCCTGGCCATCGCCCGCACCTTCGCCGCGACCTTCTGGGCACCCGCCCGGGCCCAGCCGGGCAAGGAGCTTGTGCCGGCACCGCCTTTGTCTTGGGCCATGCTGGTGCCGGTGGTGGTCCTGGCCGCCGCAGCGCTCGGGCTCGGCCTCCTGCCGGCGCCCTTGTATGATGTCACTGCTGTGGCCGCGCGCGGCCTGGGTGATTACCAGCCTTACGTGGCCGCCGTATTCGGAGCCGGGCAATGAAGACGCTGCTTCCCACGAACATGGCTCTCGCCTTTCTCTGGGCGGCGATCACGGCGAATTTCAGCGTGATCAACATCGTCTTCGGCTTCGTCCTGGGCCTGCTTGCCCTGTGGATGGTGCGCGAGCAACTGGCCTCCGAAAGCTATTTCACCCGCCTCGGGCATTTCCTGCGGCTGGGCTTCATCTTCCTGCGCGAACTCACATTGTCGACCTGGAGCGTGGCGAAGCTGGCCTGGACGCCGACGCCGCAATACCGCCCGGCCTTCATCGCCTATCCCCTGAAGGTGCAGTCCAGCGCGGAGATCACCCTTCTCGCCAATCTGATCACTCTGACCCCCGGCACCTTGAGCGTCGACGTCTCCAATGACCGCTCGACCCTCTATATCCATGCCCTCGACGTCCCCGACATTGAGGCGCTGCGGGCCTCCATCGCCGACAGCTTCGAACGCCGCATCGAGGAGGCCCTCCGATGACTGGCGCCGTCATTCTTTCATATGCCACCAACCTGGCCCTGATCGCCCTGCTCGCAGCCTTCGCCCTGACGATTTTCCGCCTGATCAAGGGCCCGAGCCTCCCCGATCGCATCGTCGCCCTCGACTTGCTGACGGTGATCGCGGTCGGCGTCATCCTGGTGCTGGCGGTCACCCGCCAGACCAGCGCCTTTGTCGACGTGGCCCTGGCCCTGGGACTGGTGGCGTTCCTGGCGACCGTCGCCTTCGCGCGTTACGTGATTTCCCGCGGCCTGGACCGGGCCGGCGGTTCAGTGGAGACCGACGAGAACCAGTCGGCACCCCGCGCCAAGGGGGCGACCCATGACTGACATCCTCGTGGCCCTTCTGCTGCTGGTCGGCGCCTTCCTCTGCCTGAGTGCGGCCCTTGGCGTGACCCGCTTTCCCGACGTCTATTCCCGCATGCATGCGGCCAGCAAGGCGGGGACCCTGGGCGTGGGCGTGCTCTTCGTCGCTGTCGCCGTTCAATTCTCCGACATCGACATCACCATCCGCGCCCTGGTCGGCATCGCCTTTTTCATTCTGACGGCGCCGATCTCGGCCCATTTGCTGGCGCGCGCCGCCTATTGGGCGGGCGTAAAGCCCTGGAGCGGCACCGGTGTCGATCATCTTGCCGGGCGTTACAAGAAAGATCTACATCGACTGGATGGCTTTCCTTTCGATAATCAATGATCGATCAGACTCCACCTGCGACAAGCAAGCATATCGAAAGCATCTGGCTTTCACTTGAATGCAACAACGATATCTGTGATAAGCAGACGATGCTGTAGGAACATTCGCAGCAACGAATCGGAATTCTTTCCAGCTTTAGGTTGAAAGTCCCGACTTTCGGGAAAGATCACGTTGACCGGGAGCGAGTTCGTTTTCACGGCCTTAGGGTGCCGCGGGAATTTTGCTCTCTCCTTGCAGAGGGTTGATTGGAACAACCTCACATAGATTAAGAAGGAGCGATCACTATTATGGACTCATCGACAGGTAATGACATCGGCGAAGGCAAGGGCGAACTTGCCGAACTCACTGCTGAGATCGTTGCAGCCTATGTTGCCAACAACGCTGTCCCCTCCGAATCTCTTCCGAGCCTGATCAAGGATGTCTATCGCGCGCTCAATGGCACGATGGAGCCTGAGGAGAAGCAGGTTGCGGAACTGAAGCCGGCCGTGCCGGTCCGCCGCTCGGTGACGCCCGACTACATTATCTGTCTCGAGGACGGCAAGAAGTTCAAGTCGCTGAAGCGTCATCTTCGCACCCAATACGAGATGACCCCGGAGCAGTATCGCGAGAAATGGGCCCTGCCGTCGGACTATCCGATGG is from Rhodoligotrophos appendicifer and encodes:
- a CDS encoding cation:proton antiporter; translated protein: MTGAVILSYATNLALIALLAAFALTIFRLIKGPSLPDRIVALDLLTVIAVGVILVLAVTRQTSAFVDVALALGLVAFLATVAFARYVISRGLDRAGGSVETDENQSAPRAKGATHD
- a CDS encoding Na(+)/H(+) antiporter subunit B, which gives rise to MQTLILKTVAPLLAALMMIFSVFVLLRGHNEPGGGFIGGLIAASALTLYGIACGVRAVRRAIVIHPIAIAGIGAFLAGLSGLPSHPAGVPFLTGLWWYPKLSEVTTLALSTALVFDIGVWLVVVGAISGIALALEERDYD
- the mnhG gene encoding monovalent cation/H(+) antiporter subunit G, translated to MTDILVALLLLVGAFLCLSAALGVTRFPDVYSRMHAASKAGTLGVGVLFVAVAVQFSDIDITIRALVGIAFFILTAPISAHLLARAAYWAGVKPWSGTGVDHLAGRYKKDLHRLDGFPFDNQ
- a CDS encoding Na+/H+ antiporter subunit E translates to MKTLLPTNMALAFLWAAITANFSVINIVFGFVLGLLALWMVREQLASESYFTRLGHFLRLGFIFLRELTLSTWSVAKLAWTPTPQYRPAFIAYPLKVQSSAEITLLANLITLTPGTLSVDVSNDRSTLYIHALDVPDIEALRASIADSFERRIEEALR
- a CDS encoding Na+/H+ antiporter subunit C encodes the protein MEALLSLTVAALFGVAVYLLLSRSIIRLLLGIVTLGNATNLLIFTAGRITGLAPPLVPAGQEQATEAMANALPQALILTAIVISFSLFAYVLVLSYRAYQELGTDNSDEMRLAEPETGSEPAP
- a CDS encoding Na+/H+ antiporter subunit D: MNTVPTEHADWLVILPVILPLMAGALAIALRSLVRMQSWFAILVLLVELALNLALFDRVSSDGILSLTMGNWLPPFGISFTVDVLGALLALTSTFVCLVCCLFAFADIDKHTARFGFYPMLLVLVCGLNGAFLTGDIFNLYVWLEVLLICTFGLIIQGGTRVQLDGALKYAFLNLVATTIFLVATGLLYGAVGTLNFADLVTKVPAYSEQGLIAVIAFLYLFALAMKSAAFPLFFWLPASYHTPKFVVSALFAGLLTKVGVYGIYRIFSAVFAAGPLESRPILLWVAGLTMVVGAIGALAQSELRRMLGFLVVSGIGFMLLGFALDSEAGRAAGIFYIVQSMLVTSGLYLLAGLARSTSGQAQPGGLYARAPLVAALFLVLGFATAGLPPFSGFWPKFMLVRDSLDQGLGWAAAAVLLAGFFSTLAIARTFAATFWAPARAQPGKELVPAPPLSWAMLVPVVVLAAAALGLGLLPAPLYDVTAVAARGLGDYQPYVAAVFGAGQ
- a CDS encoding MucR family transcriptional regulator, encoding MDSSTGNDIGEGKGELAELTAEIVAAYVANNAVPSESLPSLIKDVYRALNGTMEPEEKQVAELKPAVPVRRSVTPDYIICLEDGKKFKSLKRHLRTQYEMTPEQYREKWALPSDYPMVAPNYAAARSDLAKQMGLGQKKRRARAAK